The DNA sequence ACATGATGCGGACATCAATCGACTAAATATAACATGGCACATCGTTAGGGCAACCGATTTCGAAGTTAGtggtgttttcttttttttttatgttagaGCATGTATGTGTAGCCATACTTAGAGTACTTTAATTTCATAGAACTAGTATACAATATATGTTAAGTAGATGAATATATTGTTAATAAAGATAACTGATAGagtatgattttaggtattagTGAAATTAAGTTAGTTGTTAAGTAAATATTaacatttaatttgtttttatttaaattaagttATTAAGTAGATATTTGGtgatttagttattaattatttaagtaaatgtctctatttaagttaatttattaactagatgtttattaatttagttattaattatttaagtaaatatttttatttaaattaatttattaattgcatatttattaagttagttattaattaattaagttaatatttttatttaagttaatTTATTAAGTAAATGTTTCTACttatttgttaaattagttTATTTATTAGTTAAACTAATTTGTTACGTAAATGTTTATTGAGAGGTTTTTTGTGTTAACTTTGATAGCTTTATAACTTTATagattttttattcaatttttttatattttatcagAGGTCTCGTCTGCTTCTCTCCAGACGAGTGAATCACACACTTACACCACTGGACGTTATTGTCCCCTACTTGAGGGAGGCTGGATTCGACGATACAGTGCCACTCAAGAACTTCGTGTTTGACAACTCCGTCATCATGGCATTCGTGGAGCGCTGGTGTTCTAAGACCCACACTTTTCACCTGTCATGGGGTGAGTGCACTATCACCCTACAGAACATTGCGTACCACCTCAGATTACACGCGCATGAAGAGCCAGTAGGTAAATGCTTCTATGATTTTCACACATGGTATGGGACTAAGACCTGGGAGTTGGTGGAGCGGCTACTTGGTGCCAAGCCTCCTGTAGTTCAGCAACAGGTGCGTAGAGGAAGGAGTCTTTCTCCTTCAAGCTGACATGACTTCGAGATCGACTCCGACAAATGTCCGATACCAATGATCCAGATACTCTCTGATAGTACATAAGGTGTTACATACTGTTGATGATTGAGGGTTACCTGATGACTGAAAAGTCAAACAATCAGGTCCATCTCCGGTTATTTCTACTACTTAATGACTTTAGAGGTGTCGTTCTATGTCCTGGGGTTTCGCAGTGCTTGCATGGATGTACCACTCCTTATGCTTTGCAGCACATCGAGCCACCACAGACATGCACTCCGCTGCTAGCCTCTTGAATATACCAGAGATTTTTCTAGTGGTGTCCACCTGAGCGACAGGTTTATATGTAGCTCATGGCTGTGAGGTAACTGTTACTTatgattttcttcttcttcgtttatgtaattcaatatgatatttggtAAATTGAATCGTTGTTATTCTTGCAAATGTCCACAAGTTGATAGGTATAGCACAACAGAGTAGGCCGGAGTTGGGTGCGGGACAGGCAGAAAATACCGAATTGATGGCTTAACCGGTGTCTCTAGTACAaactcctcatcatcatcatcttcagaaGAACCACTATTGTTACTATCCGCAACATACTCCTCGTCAGAGTCTTCATCGTCAATGTCCATGTCTTCCACTGGACTAGCAACGTGTAGCGGTGGTGGTGCGAGAGGTAGGTCATCCTGTACAAAATTCAAGTGGCCAGATCCACTGTCACCAACATCACCTACCTCTATAGAAAGCTCCATCCCTTGTTCCGGCATGATTCTCCCATGGATGTTAAACATGAGGCACACATGCTCGTCGCTACAGAGCCAAAATAGACGAAACCGAAAAACTCAATTTTCCATCAGTGCTAGCAACCTATATGCCACCCTTCCAATCTCTTTTCTCCCGCTACCACCAACGCTACATAATATCAGACTCTTCAGCTCCGACAAAGAATTTACTCACCGAGTACGCAATAGAATGAAATTCTCACACTCAAATATCATTCCAGTATTACTGTTTCTCATCTGGCAATTGGGATACACACTTACAACCACATATCCACTACCACTAGACATTTTGACTTATTTTTcggaagaaaaatagaagagaagaagaagtaaaATGTTTGTGAAAAATACAAAAGGTTACGCATCCTTTTATAGCTGTTGAAAATTTGTCGGAacgtatctcgtttacactataaacgtCATAAATATTCACGTATCTTGTTCACAGTGTAAATGAAATAAGATTGCATGTATCTCGTTTATattataaacaaaatatataagtCTTTCGTTTCTTGTCTTATCTCATTTATCTCTCATTTATAGGGTAAATGAGATAAGACATAtgataaattttcataaaaatattataaataatatattttgataaataaaatatttttttatttaaaaaattcccAAAATTTATACTCAATCGCTTTATAGCAAAATTCCACAATATCGTCTAAGCATGCCTCATTAAAGGTCTAAAGAGCTTTAGCCAAAGTCCAAAAAGAGGTGCATGTTTACTATGTTGATAATCGGAACATGGTTTCgcattttattttactttgtgAGCGGTATCGTGTGTAAGTTTCTTTTTGGATGTTCAGATCAGACTAGCAAATTAATAAAGCAAGTTATTTTTCCCGCAAAATATTAGTAgaatttattagttttaattcataattaattattgatatttaaaaatataaattaaaaatatattattaaattatttaaaataaataaattaaattaataattaaaaatattaaataaaaataataaattctgctaattcttaaaaaaaatattattttatcaagGTTTTCTACCATTATACCAAGTGTGTTTGGAAAAAGACAAGTGCATGTGTTACACTCGATGAAATCTAAATTTAAACAAATCTAAAGTTAAAGTTGGACTTGTTACTTGATACTTTGATAgtctccctttttctttttctttttttttttgttctctcgTTTAGGTCtccaaccaaaagcaccatCTGATTGTTACTTTAAAGTTAAAGATAAgagcattttttttaaaaaagtaatatGCCGTATCAatctcaaaaaaaattaataaaaaaatttaataaagttcaatatttaatatttcattttattaaatatatcaatttttacattaaattttgataaaaaaataaattaatctttattattattttttttatttctcacGGTATATCTTAATTTGATAGACTAAATAATAATTCACTACGAATCCAATGTAAAATTCAAAACCTTAACATTTGCTTAAACAGATTAATAATTTAACCACTAGATTAACtcaataaattagttatttctgtTATAACTTAATgaaaataagaatttaaaaaaagaaataatagtCTTTTCATATAAAGAAATAATATAATGTAAAAGActtatttatttgataaaataagaatttaaaaattaatttagtacTTAAAATTTGTATCGAACTAAAGTGCTtgactataattttttttaaagactGATTTAAagcattatttttttaatatattaaaaataatatataatatattttttttttcaatcttcAAACATAAAATGTCATCCAGTACATGGAATGGTTGCAGACATGGAAGAGCTTGAGGCTCCAGCAGGACACGACTCCAACCCGCtttgtttttctctctttgTGCTACTATTCTAttgttctttttaatttttttatctttctcttcaaaaaaaaaaaaaaaacataaatgtCATCCACCATCATATTTTTGTTTGaggataaaataaaaagatatcaAGAGATATAAGTTCAGAAGAATATTAGAGAATTAACAAAATCTATTAATTTTGTTCATCATTTTTAGTTGTTAGTtgaattcttttaatttaataatttaataacatatttttagtcaatatttttaaatattaatgattaattattaataaaaaataataaattttattaattctttaatatttattataaatttattcgaaaaaaaaatgaatgatataaataaaatatttttttcccaTTAGGGTAGTGATATTTATACATTATAATTTGgcttcatttttcttcttaattAACATACTTATTTTATTGAcatcaattattattatataaactAGAGTGAGACCTACAATGTATAAAgagataaattaattatattatatagtatatttaaataaatattatattatttaaaaattaattagataATATGTAAACTaatgttaaatttaaattattttatattaaaaatattttgtaaaatatttatttaataatttgtatataatttcatataattatttaactaaaatgtaatataaattaaaatataatttattattttaaaaatttgaatttatttatttttaaaaaaatataaacctTTTATATTAAAGTTGTACAAAACTATAtctttatttatcatttttgtttttatatttgcTTTAGTTGTCATACTTTATTTTCTCATATGGTATTTTTTGGGTtgcaaatataaaaaaaaattaaaaaaatgaatgacaatgagaaacacaaaaaatataaattaattttatcatgATATATTTGAATATATCTAATAAGGAGATATGTCAAATTTGAACTTACTTGAGtttagaaaaatgaataaaaaatgtcaaaaatataaatataaaattatgaattaattttataatcatgatatatttaaatttatttagtaAGAAAATGTGTCAAATTTAAACTTACTTAAAAGAATTTTCGCTAATTCATATGAGAGATTAAGAAATAAAGAATAGTAGAGTCTTATATATTGAGGGTTGTagaaggcttagagaagggggggttgaatctatgacattctttaactttaataaaataaccctttctgattctgtttgaactcagcagcgaaaaatttatgagacaattttattttatctcatgaatatcagaaaacagaatagagaaggaaagagagaagttgacaccatcatgtatcctggttcaattgccttgtgcaatgcaacctacatccagtctccaccacaagAGTGGTAGAATTTCCACTATagttaaagtattacatacGCCAATTCCACAGGATTGACACAATCCTTTTCTtatcaagttctaacctaacttgacttggctatgctaatacctaactcttTACTCTTAGTGCtcacccaactaagaaaggagTACCtaacaggtacaagatacaagatacagaatcaacctaaagaaatctgaaatcaTTCTAGACTTTTCACTCAAGTGTTTCTCTCTGCTTCTTTCCACTCTTAGGCTCTTTCAAGAACTCTCTCATTCAGCCTTTTACCTCAAGAAATTACAGTAAGATaaatattgaaaagaaaattacaatctgtaaaacatgaaggagattaaTGCTTCAACAGCCTCTTTAATATATGATGAACTAAATTTGTTTGCCTCTGATTTAGTTCCTCATTTTGGTGGAATGCTCCGTTGACTAAGAAGCACTGTCCAAATTAATAAACTTCTTCAGAGAACTCTTCTCAGAATATAAACCTCAAAAACACTGGTTATCTCTCCTTTTTTCCGGTATGAACAACAATTTTTCCTTTTGTATTTCCTTGCATGTTGTTAAGTTGCTCTCTTTTAGGTCAACTCCTTGAGTTGTGTGCTACCAACTTACCATTTCACCTCTTTTTTTTCAGTTAATCcccaaattaaaaatttgagtcTGACTTTCTCTTATTTGACCGAAAGCCTCAGGAAAGCAATTAAGAACAGTTTTCAATAGCAATCCCACATCTGAGCCCTTGGGATACTACTTTGTCTCCAAGAAACAAATTTGACCATTGATTTACAGCATTTGTTAACAGTGATCACTTTCTCCATTTATCCCAAATTAGAGTGGCAAAGAGTTTGGGAAGATGAGAAGAAAGCACGATGCATGCAAGAGAAAATAAGTTACCTTTAACTTCTGCCTTAGCCTAAAATGAGTGGATTTGGGTGATTAGACCTCAACCTTTTTTTCTTAgcctttctctttcttttcttctttgatgAAAGACTTAGGAACGAAGCTTTCTCTCACTTCTCTGAGTTCTGACCAAAAAAGTAAAAGTGAACGTttctttggaggcaacaacttGGAGGAATGAGCTTGAGAGATCAATTCGGGATTGGGTTGGCTATGTCCACTTAGCCCATCTGATTTCATCGTTATAATTTACTTTGGGCTTTATTTGTAAATGTTGCACATTATGAAGACTTCTGATTTTTATCCCAATTGCTTGGGCCGCTACAACAATGAATTTTTGGTCTGCATCACTttaaacaaaaatatcaaaactaATTGGGTAATTAGCCCATTAGaataatatttgtcatcattaatcatgttagttaatttcttaacttaATAAGTATGTATAAGTAGACTAAATAATGTAGTAGTAATAGGAAGAGTATTAATATGCATAAgttgtaaaattttaatatttataattaaattttttttataattactGTTATTATGagttttatgatatttttaatatatatttattatatttaattagtactttatgttttaattgaataataatagataatttttttaatttttttaaaatcttttatcttttaCTAAAAGATAATTGGTTGATTTTTAGGTTTTGTCAAGTAAATAAAATTGCTGACATGGTATcgttagaaaaaaaaatataacttaaacacaatataaaagAACTTAgatatcaatttttaaaaaattactaaaatttattatttttagtcatcAGACTAATTtctttagtttaataatttaataatatatttttattaatatttttaaatattaataagtcaaaaaaaataaattttattgatctTCTAGTATTCATGGTAAATTTATTTGGAAAATAAATATATGATGTAAATAagtaagatatttttttttcactaggGGTAGTGATATTTATACGTTGAGAAAGTATAGGGAGTCAATGGAGTATatgtacaatgtgtataatgggAGTTTAGGCCTTTAGAGATGTTCAATTCAGTAGAATatcagatgtttattatccctagtacctagatggttattctagataatatgagtgtattgtgtttgagaaattagtagtattttactctggatgttcattttttaactcatattaGACCAAATAAATagtccattgtacacattgtacaacgAAAATGTTTGATAACCAAAGAAAATTAGTCAAAAACAACCATAACTTTccttatttaacatttattaattattgcaacaattaataaatactaaataagaaGAATTCTGActgtattttaatattttttgtcaccCTAGCATTACATACTCCGTCGACTCCCTAGCCGAATTCAAATACATTATAATTTGGCTTCATCTTTCTTCTTAACAGGCTTACTTTGTTGGCATTTctggaagaataaaaaaatttttattggtGTTGTTAGTGCTGCAAGAGTGACTGATGCTGTTCGCTTCCTTCTTGCATGAGCACACAAGAAGATTATTAGATTAACTTGACCAATTTCTTTTTATCGTATTCATATACTCCCCAAGATATGGAGCAATTCACAAGCCAACCTCTTTCGTCTTCGAGCAAGAAGGATGAAAGAAGGCTCATAGAGAGCCATAGAAGGAACCTGATGAAGAACCTCTACTCCAAACTCAACTCTCTTCAACCTAATTCTAACACCAcggtttcaactcaaatttcaacttattttcatttattatgttaaattcacTTGAGAGAATTAATTATGTCATATTTGGTGTGGTTGTTGCATGATGAAGAAAGCGTTGCCGGATCAACTGGATGAAGCCATCAACTACATAAAGAGCTTAGAGGAGAAGGTGAAGATGGCTGAGGACAAGAAACAGTCCTTATTGGTTGGAAAGAAAAAGAGGTCGCGTCCTGCTGAATGCAGCAGCAGCTCCATCACCGATTCAATGGCGGCTTCTACTTCTCTTGAGCTTGTTATGGCAACTTGCTTGGATACGCAGTTCATCTTCCATGAGATCATTCGCGTGCTGCACGAAGATCACCACATCGATTTCGCGCACTCAGAGCTTATAGCCAAGCTCATGGACAAGCTGTTGGTCCTTGACGATCTCATAGAAAAGTTGCAGTTTTCAGAAGGAGAAAGAGGAGACAGAGCTGATGAGAAATTGAAATGGTTACATCTAATGCAAGATGTTGTTCGTTTGGAAGAACATCATCTTTTGCAGAAAATGGATTCTGTTGATTCTATGAGTTTGCAGAAGCTACTGAAGCGTTTCAAGTCTCAAATATGTCAAATCCTTTACTTCATTCTCATGAAGGGGAAGAAGGATAACCTTGTCCTTGCCCTTGCCATTGGCAAAGAAGAGGACCTTCATACTCTGCCAGAATTACCTTTATCTTATGTCAAAGATAGCTTATATGGCagaggtgaagaagagaggtaTATACTGGAAAGCCTACTGTTATCAAGCGAACAGCAAAAACAGATCAAGGTGATTAGCATAGTGGGAAAATCCGGGGTAGGCAAGACTTCATTGGCTGATGTTGTTTACTTCAACCCCAAGGTTTTGGAGTGTTTTGATCTTAGAGCTTGGGTTACTTTTTCCCACAAAGTCACTGCTACCTTCGTTGCAAAGAAAATTCTTGAGGAACTAGTTACTGATGATGATGGGGAGGAGGAGCTTGTTCCCGGTGATGATTTCGATAACTTGAAGAAGAGATTTGCTGGGAAGAAACTTCTGCTGGTATTAGATGATATTATGGTTGAAGATGATGGCTTACACAAGTGGGACATGTTCATTGCTTCCCTTGAATCTGCAGCAGCAAGAGGGAGTGCCATAATGCTAACCTCTATTCCCCATGACAATCCAGAACTACTCATGATACCTGCTTGTCATACTGTGCATCTTGATTCGCTGTCAGCAGAGGATGCGCTGTCAATCTTCTTGGTGCATGCTTCTTCTGGGCGGACGGACCTTCACGAACACCCTGGGGAGTTAGCAGCAGTTGGCAAGGAAATCGTTGGAAAATTGGGAAACCTTCCCTTGGCTGCAAAAATGATAGGGAGCCTCTTTCAAGATAAGCGAAATCCGGATCAATGGGCTGAGATATTGAGGAGTGAATTGCTGGATGTAGGCCATGCAAATCTCCTCCCAATTCCTCCATTTCTAGTACTATGCTACCTTGATCTCCCTGCGCGGATCAAACAATGCTTTCTTCATTTGTCAGTATTTCCGAAGGGTTATCAATTAAAGCGGAAGCAGGTTGTCAACTTGTGGATAGCCGAGGGCTTTGTGGAAAGCCCTGATTTTCAATCGAGTTTTAAGAGCTCTGAAGACATTGGTAATGCATACTTCAGTTATCTAGTAATGAGGTCATTTTTGCAGCCCATTCGGTCTAGTGTTAGTTTTATAATGCATAATCTGGTTCATGACTTAGCAACCTACATGGTAGAGAAGTTAAACGATTGCCATTTATCCTCTAATCAAAGCACAGAGGGAATAAGCAATTTGATAAACTTGCTCCACCTTGATATGAAAGGTAGCAGTGTGCAAGGAATGCCTTTGAAAATTCCTGAATTTACAAGAttagaaaagttagcaaggatTGAAGAAACTACTATGAGTGAGTTTGAAGAAATTCCTGATGAAGCAAAGATGGAAACTAAATCCGCAAGAAGGAGATCGCCACTTCATTTGTCAGCCTCAAATATACCCAGTTTGAAGAGAACTGATATTCTTAGTCATGAGGTTGAAGCTGATATTCCCAGTTTTGAACAGCAAATAGACCCAAAATCTTCAATGGCTAAAGCTGAGATTCCAGCGAGCATAAAACAAGAAGCTGTCCTTCCTCTTATGGATACACCTAACACAACTGCTCCTGTCAAGGTAGAAGCTTTAACCAGAGAAGATTTGGATCATGACAAACCATCCTTCAAAGTATTAAGGGTTTCAACTATATCACAATTCAAGTCCTTGCCTGCCAATCTGTACAGCCTAAAAATTGAAGGGTGTGAATCCTTGGAGGTCGTTCCAGATGATATATTAGGGGGAATAACTACTCTTAAGCAGTTGTATCTAATCAGTTGTTCTTCTCTTAGATCCTTTTCTTACCCCGGTTCCTTGACATCACTTTACATCCGTAACTGCAGAAGATTAGAATTTCTCCCATCTGCAGTATCAAGAAAGAGgcttccctttctccatcatttGTCCATAGGGAGTAGCTGTGATTCTGTCACTACCTTGCCCTTAAATATCTTTTGTCAACTCAAAAGTCTTTGTATATGGGATTGCCTCAATCTTCGATCGTTTGATTTTACTGGGGAACCTAGAGGTGATCTTACATCTCTGGAGTCACTAGAGATTAGAGAGTGCCCAAGATTGGAATCTTTCCCAGAGGAAGGACTGCATGCTCCAAGGCTAGCATCCATTTTACTTTCCAACTGCAAGAATCTTAAAAACTTGCCAAATGCTATGAACTCTCTCGCATCACTCAAGtcattatttttacatagttgTCCACAGATTGAATCTTTTCCGCTTGGGGGATTGCCTTCAAATTTGGTTTTTCTATCCATAGCTTACTGTGACAAACTTACACCACAAAAGGATTGGGGGCTGTACAGTCTTGAGTCTCTGAGTTATTTTGAGCTTGAAGGTGGATGCATAGGCATGGAATCATTTCCAGAGGAGAATTTACTACCTTGCAATATCATCTCTTTACACATAAGCACATTGAAGAGTCTCAAGAATCTGGACTGCAAGGGGTTTCAACACCTGAATGCTCTTCAGACACTTGAAATTCATtgctgtgacatgcttcaatcCTTGTCCAATCACGGGCTTCCTTCGTCCCTGGAGAATCTCTGCATTCAGGAATGCCCATTGTTGACTAATAAGCTTGAATCCATGATGGGTGATGAATGGCATAAGGTGGCTCATATTCCAGACATCCAAATTGATCACCAAGTACTCTCTTGAGACACTCCCTTGTATCTCTCAAGTCACTGTCcacaaattaaatattttctaCTTGGCTGCCTGCCTTGCGAGTTTAAATTTTCTATCAATAGCTTATTGTAACAAACTTTAAATGGTGCCAGGTGACACGCATTCAAGAAACAGTGTTGCATGCTCGAAATCCAAAAGCAAAACCAAACTGATAGATAATTAGATACAATGTTGTCGTTTGTGTTACTTCAAGAATTCATATATCATGCTGAGCTCTAGACTTTCAGAGTTTTACCACAATTCTGCTACACTCTCTTAGGTTGTTACTAAGGAGCTTGTGACCCTAAATATTATTAACCTCATCATATaatgtagttttttttttctttttgtgtttAATATACTTCAGTTTATTTATGCATTTAGTTGTAGTTGGATTCTTTCTTAGATAAAATTATATTGGTACCTAAGATATTGGTGTCTAATTTGCCTAAAAAGTCTCGctttttacttttgaattaaatagttaaaaaattagacaccataaaaaatacattttaataGTGAAATTCAGTATTAAAATCATTATCTTTTCTTTAGAAAGGatcttttaagaaaagaaaaagggggaaaaaaaagaaggaagaatgaGCATTTTCTTTTGCTGATAAATTAACCTTAGGAATTAGGAAATGTGATTTCAAGTGATATGATAGACTTATCACTTATATCACCTATTGCTTGTATGTATGTCTTTTTTCTCTTAATAATAGTGATGTATTGGTAAAAACTAAAATCCCTTTCAGAAAGAGATCTCTAGAATTAACTCCGAATATGGCAAGAAAAGTTTATCTGAAGAGCAATTTACTTTTGTTAAGAAACCATCAATTTCTAAACATTAGAAGAGTGAAGTACCAACCCGGCCCCTGTCCATTTTCAAGAATGACAACGCGACccctcaaaataaaattgatccAGTTCGGTCCTTGTCCCCGATTTCCGTCACACAAGGCGGTCCTCATGCGTTTTTCTCCGGCGAGGCTTGACGGAAAACGCTGAGCTGGCTCGTTCGGTGCTTGACCTGT is a window from the Arachis stenosperma cultivar V10309 chromosome 3, arast.V10309.gnm1.PFL2, whole genome shotgun sequence genome containing:
- the LOC130969648 gene encoding putative disease resistance protein At3g14460 codes for the protein MEQFTSQPLSSSSKKDERRLIESHRRNLMKNLYSKLNSLQPNSNTTKALPDQLDEAINYIKSLEEKVKMAEDKKQSLLVGKKKRSRPAECSSSSITDSMAASTSLELVMATCLDTQFIFHEIIRVLHEDHHIDFAHSELIAKLMDKLLVLDDLIEKLQFSEGERGDRADEKLKWLHLMQDVVRLEEHHLLQKMDSVDSMSLQKLLKRFKSQICQILYFILMKGKKDNLVLALAIGKEEDLHTLPELPLSYVKDSLYGRGEEERYILESLLLSSEQQKQIKVISIVGKSGVGKTSLADVVYFNPKVLECFDLRAWVTFSHKVTATFVAKKILEELVTDDDGEEELVPGDDFDNLKKRFAGKKLLLVLDDIMVEDDGLHKWDMFIASLESAAARGSAIMLTSIPHDNPELLMIPACHTVHLDSLSAEDALSIFLVHASSGRTDLHEHPGELAAVGKEIVGKLGNLPLAAKMIGSLFQDKRNPDQWAEILRSELLDVGHANLLPIPPFLVLCYLDLPARIKQCFLHLSVFPKGYQLKRKQVVNLWIAEGFVESPDFQSSFKSSEDIGNAYFSYLVMRSFLQPIRSSVSFIMHNLVHDLATYMVEKLNDCHLSSNQSTEGISNLINLLHLDMKGSSVQGMPLKIPEFTRLEKLARIEETTMSEFEEIPDEAKMETKSARRRSPLHLSASNIPSLKRTDILSHEVEADIPSFEQQIDPKSSMAKAEIPASIKQEAVLPLMDTPNTTAPVKVEALTREDLDHDKPSFKVLRVSTISQFKSLPANLYSLKIEGCESLEVVPDDILGGITTLKQLYLISCSSLRSFSYPGSLTSLYIRNCRRLEFLPSAVSRKRLPFLHHLSIGSSCDSVTTLPLNIFCQLKSLCIWDCLNLRSFDFTGEPRGDLTSLESLEIRECPRLESFPEEGLHAPRLASILLSNCKNLKNLPNAMNSLASLKSLFLHSCPQIESFPLGGLPSNLVFLSIAYCDKLTPQKDWGLYSLESLSYFELEGGCIGMESFPEENLLPCNIISLHISTLKSLKNLDCKGFQHLNALQTLEIHCCDMLQSLSNHGLPSSLENLCIQECPLLTNKLESMMGDEWHKVAHIPDIQIDHQVLS